ACTCCTTGTCGATCTACCTCAAAAAGCGTGGGCGGTTGTAGTACTTTCATTGGAGCGTTTGGGGGCCGTCGTGCGAAGGCTTCACGTTGTATCACACAGTCACAGATGACAGAGAGGGAAGTTTCAAAATTTGACGCTTCAAGCGTCCCCTTTCATTATGGCATTAATCCATTCTATCGACGTGATGCTTGCTGGATCTCGCAACTTGAACGAGTCTCATAGTATACCGCCAGTAGGCTTCTTTTATAAAATGTACAATACGCTCCTTTCATGGGTATCGACCAAACATCTTTGTTCCACTTTACATAACTCGTAGTGCTTAGACCAGGTATCTGAAGCCCTTGCCCATCTGGCGGGCAgcctcgatctcgtcgccgtggGTGATGTCGGCCGTCTGGTGGGCGACGTCACCGTGGACCTCCCAAGCGCgctcgccctcctcaagCTTCTTGttgaggttgtcgaggatgACCTTGAAGACGTAGCAGCCGACGATGGTGGCTCCGAACATGGCGGTGACGATTCCGTAACTCTTGCGGAAACCGTTGTCCTTGAGACCCCAGACGTAGGAGCCGGCGATGTTGCCCAGCTGCGAGAAGGCGTTGatcatggcgatggcgacggcacGCTTggcgggggggcgggggaaagaggaggagatccAGGAGTAGAAGACGATAAAGCCGGCGTAGGAGCTGGCCTgaaggaagagggcgacgTAGCGGGCGGCAACGTTCAGGGTCGACATGGAGATGACGAAACCAACGAGACCGACGCAGATGGGACCAACAATGTGCCAGAACTAGAAGGGGGAAGAGTCAGTACCCTAGTATTTTAACTTCTGGGAGCCTCTTGTTTTGAGAAAACTTACCCTCTCCTGTTGACGATCGGCGTGCCAGGCGTTGATAAGAGAGACGATGCAGGAGAAAGCCCAAGGGGGCGAGCTCATGAGCAGGGTCGGAACATAGCTGAAGCCAAGGGTACCGGTGAGAGTGGGCTACACGGACGTTAATGCCTTTGTCCATGAAGTAGTTCTGGGGACTGCAAAACTTACGAAGAAGGCGTTGAACGACAGACCGACGACGTAGGCGGTGAAGGTGATCATCATGACGTAGATCTTGACGTCCTTCACGGCCATGTACAGACCGTCCATAGGGCCCATGTCATCCGAGTCgacatcggcctcgccgacatcCTCCGTCATGCGAAGCTGAGCCACGTacagctcctcctcggtgaaGCCCTTGGAGTTGGTGGGCAAGTcggggaggatgaaggcggcggagatggcgacggccaTGGTGATGGCACCTTCGATCCAGAAGAGCCAGCGCCACGCGGCGTGGCCGAGAACGCCCTGCATGTTGGACAGgacaccggcgccgatgagggcGGAAAAGGCGTTGGAGATGAGGTTGCCGCAGAACAGGATGGCGTTGCGCGTGCTGAGCTCGCGGCGGGTGTACCACTTGGACAGGATGAGCAGGGCACCGGGCAGGAAAGCGGCCTCGACGAAACCCAGGAAGAAACGGGTGGCGACCATGCCGCCGAAGTTGGTGGTGACGCCGGACAGGGTCGAGATGAGGCCCCAGACgagcatggcggcggcgatgtacCAGGACGGGCGCGAGATCTTGTTGATGATCATGTTGGAGGGGACCTGCATGAGAATGTAGCCGACGTACAGAATGCTCAGGCAGGTGGCGTATTGCgtgtcgtcgaggttgaggtcAGTCTGCAGACCGCGGAGACGAGCGGCCGCGATGTTGTTTCTGTCGAGGTAGTCTGTGGAGGTGAGTTGCCGTGTCAGCCAGCGAAGCACATCCGAGTCATCAAAAGAAGGCAACAACAAAACCGAGAGCGTGCGTgttgtgagagagaggacgTACTCATGATGTAGATGAGCACGAAGAGCGAGCAGCGTGTGTCGATCTTGCGCTTCAAGCTCTTCTCAACGGCCACTCGACGCTCCGGGCTCATGACCCGGGGGGCGTTGGGGTCCGCGGGGACTTGGTTCTCGACATTGTCAACGTCGACGCCTTTGTTGTCCAGGCCCTGGGTGATTTTCATCTGATCGTTCAGCTGAGCGGCGTCCATCTCTGCGATTGTTGCCTTTGTCGGCTCTCTCTTCCAGGTATACAACTAAGaccgcgcgcgcgcgctaTATAGAgtgacgagggggggggagggagggaagaaggggaaagagGGGAGTGAGGATGCAACAGGAATCGGAGGACGTCTAGGATGaactcgagctcgacgatAGCAACTGTCTATCATGAAACGACGGGGAGATGAAAGTTATAAAGGGCGGTGGCACGCTTCGGTCAAGTCCCGTGGTTCCCGCGCGCGGGCGCGCGGGGGGGAAAACGATGAACcatccacccccctccctctcccactcTCAACAACATTTTTTTTTTAATGTGGGGATAAGACCTGATGCATCCATCGAGTAGGTAGTTGCTACTGCGTCAAGCGTGCGCGTGAGAAGTAAGAATTTGAGTAGGGTAGCGCCGGGATCTGGATCGAAAAGCAAAATGGGCCCAGTCTGGCGCCAGGTCCTCGCCAGGCCCCAGGTACGCGACCAACGACAGTCGAGACTTCGCGGTTGCGATGGAGCTTCGTCGACCGCCATCAGGATGACGTGGGGAACAAGCCCGCCCGCCCCTACTCTACACGGGGAAGCAGGACGGGGTGAGTCGGGGGAGGCCGGggggagtgagagagagtgaaaGTGGGAGCACGCCGGAGGAGTTGCAACTCGGGGAACGTCACCTTGCATTCCGAGGGAGGGGACAACAGGCCGGCCACGGTCTAACCAGACGGCGTCCACTTCGCCCCCTCCACATTGCCCCAGAGTCCGGGTTttggagaaggaaaa
This sequence is a window from Colletotrichum higginsianum IMI 349063 chromosome 8, whole genome shotgun sequence. Protein-coding genes within it:
- a CDS encoding Major facilitator superfamily transporter; translated protein: MDAAQLNDQMKITQGLDNKGVDVDNVENQVPADPNAPRVMSPERRVAVEKSLKRKIDTRCSLFVLIYIMNYLDRNNIAAARLRGLQTDLNLDDTQYATCLSILYVGYILMQVPSNMIINKISRPSWYIAAAMLVWGLISTLSGVTTNFGGMVATRFFLGFVEAAFLPGALLILSKWYTRRELSTRNAILFCGNLISNAFSALIGAGVLSNMQGVLGHAAWRWLFWIEGAITMAVAISAAFILPDLPTNSKGFTEEELYVAQLRMTEDVGEADVDSDDMGPMDGLYMAVKDVKIYVMMITFTAYVVGLSFNAFFPTLTGTLGFSYVPTLLMSSPPWAFSCIVSLINAWHADRQQERFWHIVGPICVGLVGFVISMSTLNVAARYVALFLQASSYAGFIVFYSWISSSFPRPPAKRAVAIAMINAFSQLGNIAGSYVWGLKDNGFRKSYGIVTAMFGATIVGCYVFKVILDNLNKKLEEGERAWEVHGDVAHQTADITHGDEIEAARQMGKGFRYLV